The following nucleotide sequence is from Saccharomyces kudriavzevii IFO 1802 strain IFO1802 genome assembly, chromosome: 5.
TAATTATAATATTGTCGTGATAGGGTTTTATCCAGACCCTCAACCTTCCAATCTGCATTGCTTCATTTATAACATTGCTAGCGGTAAATGGACTAGAGTGAGTATAATCTGCACTGAATGTACTGCGAACATGCATAGATTTTGGAAACTTTTGATCTGGAAATCTCATCATCAGGCTTTGTTGCTTGGGACCAAATCTAATGATTTTTGTTCACCTAGTgtccaaaaatttgatcaTATTTTagtattttctttaccaATGTTAAATGGCTACAACAAATTAATGAATGTAAAGCACAGTCCCACTAGTATTAATGTCGCAAACAGTCATAATTCAAAGTTGAATTTAAGTCTTTATGACCACCTCCCGTACCCTAACTCACCTATAATCGAACAGACAAGCCCATACCCCATAAATAAAGGGCATTTTTCCGTAGATGACTCGGGGCTCCCGGATGTGACTTCAAGCACGACCTCACAGTTTGAAAATTACTCTCGATATATCACCGTTCCATTGGAAATGGAGTCAACCAGTTCTATATTTCCGCCATATGCTATGGTTTTAGGTAAAGACGCCTTAGAGATATTTGGTAAAACGTTAtctgattttgaatttattaCTGCTGACGGAGATTCAATCGGCGTTCCAGTATACTTGCTAAGGAAAAGGTGGGGGAGATATTTTGACTCACTTTTATCAAATGGTTATGCAAACACATCGTTTAATTATGAATTCAATGGAGATTCCTCCAATATTATCAGCTTTTCACCTCATACCACATCAAAGGCTGCCAAGTGCTGTAACTCAAGCCATTCGTCTAATGGATCGTTagagaaatatttttcgaAGAGCGGTAATAGTAAATCGAACAGTAATACAAGTCTTAAAAAACAACACAGTGTAGACTTCGCTTTACTGGCGTCATCGCCTAAGGAGCGGACCCTTTCGCATAGTAGAGTATCTCCTTCAGAACCAACATTCTTTACGGACGATGAGGAAAGTAGATCAAACATACGAAAACAAGATGTAATTGCCGATGTCGGCCCCCAAGAAACAGGCACTTCCAGCAGAAGGCCAACATCCACTACTTGCTCTTCTACAGGTATGGTTTTTAGGGTCCCGTTCCAGGacataaaaaattcaaagttgGGGCTATCTGAACAGTCTGGCCGTTCTACTCGAGCAAGCTCTATTTCACCTCCTCCGTTATATGGAAAGGCAATTCATCATGATAATGATAGCAACTGTACGCTCTCCAATACACGCCTATCATTTCGAGGAGCTTCCACGGTAGGTGCGACCAGAAATAATTCGATAGACGACAACTTTTCGTCCATTCGCCGTGCCTCACATCCTCTTCAATCTCATATTATAGCCAAATCTTCACCTAATAGTATATCAAAAGCTAGTTCAGAGGAACAGGCTTCATCTCGTAGAAAATCATCTGCATTAAGGTTTATAGCTAGTCCACATCAGTCAAGACAGACTTCGTTTACTTCTACCGCTAGCACTGCCTCTGTTGTTAGTTCTACCTCGGGAAGAAGACGAAACTCAAATCAGGTTCCCCATTTAGGAAGCTCTGGAAGCTCACCGGTTTTGCCTATGTTAAATGTTCCATTACCCCCACAGGAAAAGATTCCGTTAGATCCGCTACCACCAGTGCCAAAAGTACCTTCAAGGAGGAGCAGTTCTTTGGCGGATTATGTTCAGTTTGGTAGAGATAGTCCAATCGCATCGAGAAGGTCTTCTCATTCGACCGGAAAATCAAGTTCTTCGGATGTAAGGCGTCTATCTAACCCTTCCTTCCTGGGGAACACTCTGGACTCACAATTACTGAGTAACGCTTGTGGTGATGACATTCCTTATGAAGCAAGTATTCAAGAATATGGTATGAGTAGTGGAAGAGATGAAGGCGATGAAGGCGATGAAGACAATTGCGTTTCGCCTTCTAACATAAGACCCATTTTCTCCACAATAAATGCAATAAATGTAAAcggaaatttcaaagaaggcgagttcttttcttcaaaatcatataTTAATAGTGAGAAAGGTAGACGGCTCTCTTATATCTCAAATCCTGAAAGTGTAGAGAGTACTAATTCAAACAATAACGCTATTATTGAACTAGAGCCCTTATTGACGCCAAGGTCATTGTATATGCCTTGGTCTACCGCCTCTGTGAGAGCATTTGCAGAATTCTTTTACACCGCACAAATCAATGGCAAGTGGTTATTAGCACCGGTGACTTTGGACCTACTTATCATGGCCAAAATATATGAGATTCCAATCTTATATGAGCTGATAACGGAGGTTCTATATAAAATAACGaacaaaaaggaagaaagtcTTCTAGTCACTTGCGAAGCGTTGCTGaacttgttccaacagaaAGTTTCGAGATATTGCAGTGAAAATGAAGGTAAAATAAGGAAAACGCTAGATTCTAGTGAATCATATCAAAATGTCCTGGAGATCAAACGTTCCCTAGCAAACATAGATAACGGATACATTGATCCGTATCTTTTACGGAATACTTCCATGGCGCAATCAATAAACTACACCGACGACAGTAATGCAGACACTGAAACCGATACGCATAACACAAGAGTTTCTAGTTTAGGATCACTGGCCAACAGAGCCGTTCCTACTGTTTTCGCTGGTGGGCCGAGGGACAGCCATAATTCCATTGGTTCAATTGCCTTCCCTAGCTGTTCTGCTGTTCAAGCTTCCAGGCGCTCTGTGTCTTTGTTTAGTCCAGcagtgaagaaaaactcTAGCTTGAGCAGGGAAACAGATCCGTTAGATACATTTGATAGAATCGTTGATGATGTCTCAGATAGTCGATTGGTTAGAGAACAATTGAACTTTCCAAGGAGAAAAAGTGCTCTCATTCAAAAGACCTCTGCAGAATATACAAAACCgaattttcaaagtgaTATCGGTGGTAAACCAATTAGAGTTTTCAACGATAAAGAGGAACAAAATGAGCAAGCTTCACTTCAAGTTATGTCAAGCATAGATAAGGGCAAGGTCGAAACATcacaaaaaggaaactgcGATGGTGAGGAAAGCTTGGACGCTACTCCTGATCTATTGAGAAGTAGAGAAACGCAAAAAGTTGATAATGCATTCAAATTGAAGTCAAACCTATTTACTtgtgatgattttgatagTGACTCAGGTTCCTCCTTTCACTCTGATTCAGACGATCTTGATTCACAACTGGGTATTTTgcctttcaaaaaaatgaacaaaaaactACAAGAACAAACATCTCAAGAATATGACGATTCTATTGATCCCCTTTATAAAATCGGCTCCAGTACCCCAGGCTCTTCAAGGTTGCATGGATCATTTTCGAAATATATCAGGCCGAGTTCGCAAAGGGAAGACGATCCAGAGTATGTAAATATCTCTAGTTTGGAGAACATGGTATCACCTAATGCACTGCCACCTGTCGATTATGTCATGAAGTCGATATACAGAGCTTCAGTGTTGGTCAATGACAATAATTTAATGATACGCACTAAGGAAGCAATTGAACTATCCAAAATTCtgaaaagattgaaaaagaaggtatTGCAAGATGTATTACAAATGGACGATGAAGTGAGAGATGCTGGGAAATCAATATATGCACGAGGATCATCTTCCCCTACTTTGAGTAGACAGCATTCTGATATCACAGCACCTTTGAAACAGCAGGCAAATACCAAACCAGTCTTGAAATTGGCACCAAGTTCTCCGATTTCGGAGGCATTTAGAAAATCATCAAGCAAATTCATGCAGCCACCTTCTGCTCAGATTTCACCTAAAACATCGGTTACTGATTTCGCTGCGTCTCAACAACGTAGACAACACATGAATAAAAGATTCAGCACCCAAACGACACATTCTACATCCGCTCTATTCATGAATCCTGCTTTTATGCCCCCTGCAGTAATTTCTGGGCATAGAGAGAGTGAAGGAAATAATGAGGATGTGTTGGCCGCGCCTGACAGAGCaaataagaataatgaGAAAACTACaaacgatgatgatgataatagTGGGGCCTcctttccctttttcaGTAAACGAAAGTAAagtcgaaaaaaaaaaaaaaaagaacaggATCATAAGCAGAACAAAGCATAGTGATAAAAACTATCGGATATTTGGTAAAGCAAGACAGGTTTTAGTTACAGATTCTTTTATACATCATATCAACTggaaatataaataaaaaaaatgacctTGAAGTGTTTTCTAGGATAATGGATTTGCACTGCATGAACTCGATTTCATGAAGGGCAGCTTTTGCTTGGCAAGTGGAATTTGCCTCTAGGTTCCCGGCGCTCATTACGTAGAAACAGATTGAAGTTGAGCTATTTCAAGATTAATCTTTCCTTCCGTGTAGATATTGATTcctatcaagaaaattatgTAAAAACGTTCAAGAGTTTTAAAATACAGCCTCAGTAATGAATAGTCAAAGCACCGCTATAAAGGTGGTGAAAAAGGCCACGGCACAATCCACATCGACCCAGAAAAGCATCTTACACAAACACTTGTGAAAAATGCTCTGGATAACTAGAGTTATTTTTAAACACAGATGTTACACATGAACTATAACCTTTCCTCATCGACTGTAATAGTTGATGAGGACAtaggaggaagaaaatattaaaGCACAGTTAAAAATTCTAAGAAAGTCAAgttaaatttttgaaaatgcaGGAAAGTCTCCCCTTATATAGGTgcgaaaagagaaaagggaaaacatAGTTTCGGTTGTTCGTAAACGAAGTGTCGTAAAATACGACTCGATAGAACATGAGCGAAACGGGAGGACGAAGTACGAAACTTACTATTCCACTGTGGGCGAAATTCAATTAAAGTAGTATGCGCATAGATATTATTTTTCGAaaaatatattatataatcATATTATTAAAATACACAATTATAGAAGACAAAACCTCGttaaaaaaacataaaacTCACTTGATTCAGTGAGTTTTTgatttataattttttttttctctttcaaatttacAAAGCTTTCTTGGCAGCAGCGACTGGAGAAACTTTGTTATCCCTGTTGAATCTTGGTCTTTGTGGAGGAGCTCTGTTCTTTCTGTCTTCTCTAGATCTAACTCTAACAATTCTGGCGTGAATAGCACAAGAAACGCAGTAGTGCAACTTATTGTAGGTCTTTGGTAAAGCGTATTCAGGGTAAACAGAAGCTTCAGACATATCTCTGACAGCAGCGGCTTCAACAATATTTCTGATAGCCATTCTCTTGATAGCCTTGTCCTTTGGAATGGACTTGGAACAGTTTACACATCTCACCGGTTTGACGTGACCTCTACCCTTCTTGTTTCTACCGTTGGAAGCTCTCTTTTTTGGCATCTAAAAtcaacaaaaggaaataccGATGCGGTAAACAATTGTAGTTAGTAAAAAAGGACATATTAGAACATGCTggataaaagaaagattagCAAAAACTGATATGAATTGATTTCTCTtcgaaatatttttttggcccTTATCACCCCAGCTATCGTTGGCGTGCTATTTCTTGAAGCTGCAAAGTCAATTTTACAGCATTTTTACGTCGCaaaccattttttcacatCCTGAGCGTACTACAATTCGACTCAAAATTTCCACTGCTTTTCTTTGGGCCCTGGTTCTACGGCCAGCGCATTATCTGTAGTTTATCGCTTCTGCTTTGCTTTCCCTTTACACCTTTCATCTCTACAACATACTTTTCTGTTTgattataaatatatatcttttttttctttagcTATAAATCAAGTGATACTCAAAAGGTACAATTTAAGGTAGATAATACtatataattgaaaaaccaCACAGCAATATTACGATAAACGCCCTAGCGTTATTTCCTGGCACAGAAGTGAATGCCGTCAATACTGTCTGAAATTTCAAGCAACGGCGAGAGTGAGATGAGACATCGCATAGAATATCTAAAAAATACAACGCGAAGATCAAAATTGCGGGACATctgcaaatgaaaatgaaaaaaacaaactacTTCTCAAATCACAGAATGTATGGATGTATTTATGTATGTATGGGTGTATGGGAATATTGACAGTCCTCAACATGTGATTTTGAGAAGACACTTCGACGTATCGAAAGGCGCGACCGTCAACTTTAACCCAGTCAGATTACATTACAGAAGATTCATTATCTACACAAAGAGCAGGGGGAAGAGAAAGTCAGTACTCTTGGCGTTCTATTCGTGTAGTAATTCAACCGTAATTGAAGTAATGCAAACATATATAATGTCGCCCCATACGCAATTACAAGTAAGATAAAAGGGAGGTGAGAGTTAAGCATCTTAGCTACTataatttcctttttctttttcaattctttttttttaggtCTGTTATATCCTTGTTCCTATTCGCGGAACGCAAGGAGCAGCAATGTTGCGCTATCAACCACCCAGGGGGTTATTCAAATGACATCCGCAAATGCCTCTGCACATGTGACAGCAAGCCATTTTGCCAGGAACATTTAATCTATAGCATTACTGCTTCATGCAGACGTATCCTCGAACAACTTGTATAGCCGCCCGGCGATAATCGCAATGGCCTAATTGGGTGCTGTTTTCTGACGGTTACCGTAGCGGTGCGACGCTTCggaaatgaaagaaaaaaattcagcGGATAACTTGCGGAAAGGTGGCTTTTACCGTTCCGAGGGCTTTTGCCtatgttgttgttgcccGGGGCGGCTACTAGTGAGACCTTTTaagatatatatagataGCAGAATAAGACGAGTCGGAACCAGAGGTGATACGGTAGGCAAGAGGCGATACGATGTTAATCTAGTTCAGGATTTTTGCATTAGCCAGTGAATTTTATACTATCCAGGCATAAGAGGAAGATTATTACACCATAGACAGGCAGCATGTCTCTATACCCTTTACAAAGATTTGAGTCAAATGACACACTTTTCAGTTGCAACTTGAATTCCAAGACTGAGCTGCTTAACGAGAGCCGCAATCATGACAATAAACACTTCACACTTCAGCTCATACCAAATGCTAACGCTAATTCCAAGGAAATcgacaataataatatagaAATTATAAACGATCTAACAGGCAATACCATCATAGACGGTTCGACGGTCACAACGACAGCATCTAATCAGCTAGAAAGAAGGCTTTCGATATCAGATTATCGTACAGAGAACGGTAATTATTACGAGTACGAGTTTTTTGGTAAGTCGGAATTTAACGAGCCATTATTTAATAACAACGTCGTggaagatgacgaagatgacATCAACGGGAATAACAACGACAGTGATATTTTGATGATCAGCGATGATGATTTAGAACTGAATGAgagattttctttccataAACAACAATCTCTCGACGTATTAAACCGGATTCCTAGTACCAATACCTTAAAAAATCTGGAAATTCATGAGTTTATAATAGATCCTATcgataataatgatggtGATCTTGATGATTCTTTCACTACTGCTCCGCaatcgaaaaagaaagttttgaaCTATTTCAAGCTAAACATATTTGGTAGCAATAGTAACGCTAATAGTGGCATTGGTTCAGAAGTTACTTCGAACgaagtttcttcttcacaaaaaatgttcaagAATAGGTTCTTCAGAAGCAGGAAAAGTACTCTTATTAAGTCGCATTCTCTTGAGCAAGAAAACGAAGTATTAATAAACTCTGCTTTTGATGCCTCTTCGAATGATAGTAACGACGAAAGTGATCATGCCATTATTAATCCATTGAAATTGGTTGGTAATAATAAAGATGTCTCTCTCCAAAATATCAGTAAAACGACGAATCCGTTTAAGCCAAATagtgattttgaaatgacTGAACCAAGTTCAAACTCAAGCGATGAGTCGAAAAAGGATTTATTATCCATCGTATCAAGCTCTTCGtctccttcttctccttcagCACCATCACCTTCaatatcatcttctttctcttctcaCGGTCTAATAGCGAGGAAGAAGGCAGGCAATACGCAGAAAACACGCGGAAGGAAGCCCTCTTTAATTCCAGACGCTTCCAAGCAATTTGGTTGTGAATTTTGTGATAGAAGATTCAAAAGGCAAGAACACTTAAAAAGGCATGTGAGATCCTTGCACATGTGCGAGAAACCTTTTACTTGTCACATCTGTAATAAGAACTTTAGCAGAAGTGATAATTTGAACCAACACGTTAAAACTCACGTCTCTTTATAGTATACTTGAGAAAGGGAAAATccaaattggaaaagtatAACGACACCACTAGTaacgattttgaaatgaaaagacACTCCTTGGAGTGggatgaagaaacaaaaataagtTCTCAAAAACACACGTACACTTCTCTCACGACTCTTAATTAATAATTTAGGATAAAAGTATTATAGATTTATAGATATTATGCTACATCAAAAGATCTACATCATATATTATTCTCAGCTGGTTGATGATATCAAATCCACTATAAAAAATTGTAAATCACACGTCTTCCATCTTCACGAGATACTACATGTATTTTTATACATGTATTGATGCGTATGCTATCAAAATCTTCTAGTATATATGTCTTTCGGTATCTTAGAATCGTTTGTAACCCCCTACCAATACACTTTCACGGCTGTACGCCTCTTCTCTTTTGCTCATTTAGTTCCGCAACTGTCAAAGATCGAGACCTTTCATGGGTCCTTCGTTTAGTAGCGCTGATTTCTGGTCCTTCATCACCCTTGCAGTTAATATTCCTGGTGtgttcatcatcactaacATTACTAGGGGTAGTGGTACTGACTTCCTTTCTCCCTCCTACCTTATTTGAGGGTATAGATCTTCTTCTGCCTGCATTAGTGGAACTTAGCGCATCTTTCAATAGCTCTCTCGAATAAAAAGCTgcatttgaatttttgttcttttggtGACTATTACTACCATTGAATTCGACGATATCTGTCAAATTTGAGGTTTGTGTTgtagcttttttttgatcCAGGTGCTTTGGTAATACCAACGGACCAGGGTTGATAATGGGCTGACTGCGGCTCGGATTTTCGTCTTGCATCAGCCCGCCCTTGTGATGTGGAGTTATCGTTGTCTCGCTGTCATAAGCGCTACCATTCGAGTACATTGCATTGTTTGATACACTTTGTGGATTTTCAGATAATTCACCAggctttgaagaattgtaCCTCCTTCGATGACCTGCAGTACCGACATTTAATATTAGCTCCTCCTCATCctctgatgaagatgaagaagatggtgCAGATAGTGGCTTAGGATTTATTGATTTCCTGACCTTCACGTTACTATATGGTTGCATATCTAGAAATGGTCTTATCTGGTCTCCATTAGGTAGATCTCTTAACAATACACCACTTCCGTCTTCTGAGTCAAcaccaaattcaaaaggcAACGATTCTGTTTCTGAATAGCCATTGTTATAGTTGTTAGAGCTATTTCTAGATGGGATTCTAGACGGGATTCTAGATGCACATGAGGATGAGGAAGAAGTCAATTCCGAGTCAGATTCGGAGCCAGAACTGGTTACGGAGGATTGACTACTGctatcttcatcatcatctccGTTAAAAtgactgaaaaaattgcctCTACGCACTTCGAATCCTTGCGATTTATCCTTAGACCGTTTCATCCTCTGGTATAAAGATTTTATAGGCgaattttttggaagaagattaTTACTACTGGTGGTACTCTTCCCCGGAGGATCCTTTATAATAGATGCTTTGTTACTATTGTTTCTCacaaataattttttcgGATGATCAACGTTAACACTTCCAGGGCTTGgcatttccaaatccttTAGAACTCTCCGTTCATTCAATTGGGTCGTAGAGGTTCTGGAAAGGCTATCTGGTGCTTTAGGTAAATTTTGGTTGCGTGAGTTCATTCGGCTACCTCTTGAAGATGGTCTGCCGGAATTGTATGACATTAAATGAGAAGATGAATCTCTGGCAACACTGTTATGGTTCTTATCATATCGGCCTGTTGCATAAAAGGATGATTTCTGTTGTGGTAAACCTGGACGAATTGGGCTTGGTTGATTGGGCCCCCCGCCAAAGACTGGAGACCGACCAAGTCTTGTTGATGATGGTGCGGATGGAATATTAGGTGGAGATAAAATGGAACCGGCTGCTTCCGGAGAGCTCATTCCCATTTTGGCCATTGCAAAATTATCTATATAGAAACTATCCAACGATGCAAAGGAAGAGTTGATGGGTAAATTAACCACATTGCTGGCCTCGTGTTTATCATCAAACCTATTCAACTCCTGttctaattctttttttgttagaTGTCCAtaatttccattttcaaagtcattgCCCCtgtcattatcatttgCATCACTGTCAATGTTTGAAGATTCATCACTGACGCTTAGTTCCTTAATGTTTGATAACACCGACCCTTCACTCACAATGACATTAGCGTCACCTCTGCTCCTGGCAGTTTCCGTTGGATGAATATAGTGTTTGATTGAAGGATCCGTTGGATCCTTTAACGGAATACTTTTTAGTATagattctttgattttttttcctacACCAGAAACAGCATTTTTTAGTTCATGCTTTGAGATAGAAATAGGCTCGAACTGATCGGTTTGGTTACATTGAAAacgtattttcttttcgagAGTGGAAGacaacaatttttcatcatcttcaggTATATGATCAAAATCCCACGAAACAAAAGAATGATTTTTAATTTCTGGTATAgtcattcttttttgagGATTTTTCTCTAGCAATTTTGATAAAAGATCTTTTGCCAtttgatattcttcttcgCAAGATATCTTAGATACATTGTTGGACTGCATTTCTTCGTATGTCGGAAACTTTAAAGGGTCATCGacaattttctcaaaaagTTTCAGTTCAAAATCAGAGAAAAAAGGTAACATTCCAAAGAGCAAACAGTATAAGGTGACGCCCACAGCCCAGATATCTATCATGAATGAGATGCAGGAGCCACGAAATAGATTATCCTTTGTTAAATTATACTTAGTGAATGCATCCTCACCTAAGCACATTTCTGGGGCAAAAAAGGCGGGCGTTCCCACTGTTTTTGCCAACTCCAACTCGTTCAAAGATTCGCTACTATCCGAACTATTTGTACTGCTAGCAGCTAATGAAACGCCGAAATCCGAAATCTTGACAGTGCCATCTTCTGATATTAATAAGTTGGCAGGTTTGATATCTCGATGAATGATCCCTTGATAATGTAGATATTCCAAACCAAGGACTACGCCTCTCAATATTTCTCGCGTTTCCTGAAAGCTTAGTAAAGATGGGCCCTTGGCGTCTGACTCCAAACAATCTGGTGGACACCACTTGACTTCACCTCTTGAGCAATACTCTAATACTAGGTAGATCTTCCTTGATTTTAAATCATCGAGGACCTCTATCAGTTGTACGACGTGTTTGTGATGGCACTTTTTCATAATAGCAATTTCTCGTTTTATTTTATCATTCTCAGATATTTTACTTGATTTAATAAATGtgaagaattttctttgtttcttttcatgcctatcgacaattttaatGGCAACCAATTGTTTACTCAGTATGTCCCTAGCTAATTTTACTTTCCCGTGTTGCCCATGGCCtaattctttgataatttcATAAGtatttaaaattttccttttcgatACAGGATCATAGGTTAAAGATATTCGATTGGTCTCCTTGACTTTATTCTTAGAGCTTCCGGTTGAACAAAATGATGACGAAGTGGTTGGGGTCTTCGCTAATGAGCTGCTTATATGCTGTTGATGTTGTGGATGGTTCAATTGTCTCACTCTTTGTCGCTCCAATAGCATATTTAGTGAATCTACCGACGAAGAGGCTATGGATGCACTATCCTCTACGTCTTCAGAAAAACTTGTTAATTTGGTAGCGCTGGTCTTACTCGGGCTTCGGAGGGATGCCTTGTTACTAGTGccagtttttttcaattctagTTGTAAGTTTGAAGGTACATCGAGCTCTTCAATGTTATTTTTTCGATTGCTAGTGCCCATGTTTTAACTCCTTATTGAtatgctttcttttgttttatcTTATTCTATAATTACAAATTCTTACTGACAAAAAcccaaaataaaaaaaaaaggaaactaaTACTGTGTCTTAaacatcaattttttccaaaaagtcAGTCTAAATTTATCTTCCACTTGACTTAACCTAATATAATGCAATAAAAGCAATAAAATGTGTTGACTAAGTGCTTTTGAAATGATGAATAAAAAGATAATGAAAGATGATAATCCCTtaaatgaagaatgtttGATCAATCCAGATATGAGGCCTGTATTTAATCAAAAATCGTCTGTAAGCTGACTCGATGTGTTCGTGTTTCACCACCtaagaaaatttcttgcaCGGCTACTAgacttttcaaattaaATCTCTAGTCTTCAATCTGAATTCGAATACTTCTTCGACAAAAAGTTATAAGTTAGCTTTCTATGCTCAATtatgaaaatcaacaaagaaagcaaGTTATTGTTAATTTAAAATCACTCAACGAGAACTCTACAACCTAAGGAACCCTACTCGGTAGCACTCAACAGCATGTCAGATAAATACAAACATTACTCACACTTTCTGTCTTTCCCAGGGAagacagaaaaaaatagttgCAATTTAGTCGCTTGATACGTACCGGTCTTCTTTTGTGACAGCGCAgagtaataaaaatatgattgTTGATCATGAGCCATAATTAGGTGATTTTTATATACTTTGTATATAATGCTCTTTGAGTATTTGGTCATGGGAGGAGCGGGCGGATTTCTTCTATTGCTTATCTTGTCTTGGAACAGAGGGAAATGCATGTTTTCGAAGCAGTTCTTCAGGATCTGTATTAGAGTAGTTCTCTTGTTCCTTAAGATATCGTTCTCGATTTAGTTGATctgttctcttcttcaggACTCTGCTTTCAAACATTATTTTCGCTAGCTCGTATTTCCGGTTTGTCCTTCGCAATTCTGCAACTTCGTCGAGTATTTTGCCGTACTCTGCCTGTGTTTCCAATAGGGTATCTGGATCACCCTCGACCTCTGGAGGGGCATCAGCAGTCTCGGTTGTGGTAGACTCTCGATTTTCAGAACTATTCGCCTTctgtttttccttcttggaGAAGATTTTAGTAACCCAACCATCCCAGGACCCTATTTGGTTTTTGGCAGATGCCAACCTCTCAATTTTACTCTTGACTAGCTTCAATTTGCCTAAGGCCTCGTTATACTCTGTGCTATATATGGGGCTGGCAAATTGAGGGTTATCTTGTAAATGTATATCGCACGTGTACAGCCAATCTGGGCCAGATGCGTTATAAAGAACGGTTGTTGACGGCTTACTGCAGATCGCACACGGTTGCATGTCCTTAAGGGCAACTTTTCTGGCAACATATTGGTTAATCATTGCAGGCATATTGTATTATGGCACTGCCGGCCAGAACTCTTTCtaatattattctttttgttaTACCACCTGAGCTACATTGCATTTTATTAACttaaaaaagagaaaaacaaagagaaaatatacTGGAAAGACTAGCGATGATGGAGCTAACGCTGccagaaaaattttctctgtACTAATTTTTTGGAAGCTCAAGAGATGCTTTTACTGAATTACGTATTTAACACATTGTA
It contains:
- the COM2 gene encoding Com2p (similar to Saccharomyces cerevisiae YER130C; ancestral locus Anc_8.144), whose amino-acid sequence is MSLYPLQRFESNDTLFSCNLNSKTELLNESRNHDNKHFTLQLIPNANANSKEIDNNNIEIINDLTGNTIIDGSTVTTTASNQLERRLSISDYRTENGNYYEYEFFGKSEFNEPLFNNNVVEDDEDDINGNNNDSDILMISDDDLELNERFSFHKQQSLDVLNRIPSTNTLKNLEIHEFIIDPIDNNDGDLDDSFTTAPQSKKKVLNYFKLNIFGSNSNANSGIGSEVTSNEVSSSQKMFKNRFFRSRKSTLIKSHSLEQENEVLINSAFDASSNDSNDESDHAIINPLKLVGNNKDVSLQNISKTTNPFKPNSDFEMTEPSSNSSDESKKDLLSIVSSSSSPSSPSAPSPSISSSFSSHGLIARKKAGNTQKTRGRKPSLIPDASKQFGCEFCDRRFKRQEHLKRHVRSLHMCEKPFTCHICNKNFSRSDNLNQHVKTHVSL
- the SAK1 gene encoding serine/threonine protein kinase SAK1 (similar to Saccharomyces cerevisiae SAK1 (YER129W) and TOS3 (YGL179C); ancestral locus Anc_8.140): MGTSNRKNNIEELDVPSNLQLELKKTGTSNKASLRSPSKTSATKLTSFSEDVEDSASIASSSVDSLNMLLERQRVRQLNHPQHQQHISSSLAKTPTTSSSFCSTGSSKNKVKETNRISLTYDPVSKRKILNTYEIIKELGHGQHGKVKLARDILSKQLVAIKIVDRHEKKQRKFFTFIKSSKISENDKIKREIAIMKKCHHKHVVQLIEVLDDLKSRKIYLVLEYCSRGEVKWCPPDCLESDAKGPSLLSFQETREILRGVVLGLEYLHYQGIIHRDIKPANLLISEDGTVKISDFGVSLAASSTNSSDSSESLNELELAKTVGTPAFFAPEMCLGEDAFTKYNLTKDNLFRGSCISFMIDIWAVGVTLYCLLFGMLPFFSDFELKLFEKIVDDPLKFPTYEEMQSNNVSKISCEEEYQMAKDLLSKLLEKNPQKRMTIPEIKNHSFVSWDFDHIPEDDEKLLSSTLEKKIRFQCNQTDQFEPISISKHELKNAVSGVGKKIKESILKSIPLKDPTDPSIKHYIHPTETARSRGDANVIVSEGSVLSNIKELSVSDESSNIDSDANDNDRGNDFENGNYGHLTKKELEQELNRFDDKHEASNVVNLPINSSFASLDSFYIDNFAMAKMGMSSPEAAGSILSPPNIPSAPSSTRLGRSPVFGGGPNQPSPIRPGLPQQKSSFYATGRYDKNHNSVARDSSSHLMSYNSGRPSSRGSRMNSRNQNLPKAPDSLSRTSTTQLNERRVLKDLEMPSPGSVNVDHPKKLFVRNNSNKASIIKDPPGKSTTSSNNLLPKNSPIKSLYQRMKRSKDKSQGFEVRRGNFFSHFNGDDDEDSSSQSSVTSSGSESDSELTSSSSSCASRIPSRIPSRNSSNNYNNGYSETESLPFEFGVDSEDGSGVLLRDLPNGDQIRPFLDMQPYSNVKVRKSINPKPLSAPSSSSSSEDEEELILNVGTAGHRRRYNSSKPGELSENPQSVSNNAMYSNGSAYDSETTITPHHKGGLMQDENPSRSQPIINPGPLVLPKHLDQKKATTQTSNLTDIVEFNGSNSHQKNKNSNAAFYSRELLKDALSSTNAGRRRSIPSNKVGGRKEVSTTTPSNVSDDEHTRNINCKGDEGPEISATKRRTHERSRSLTVAELNEQKRRGVQP
- the VFA1 gene encoding Vfa1p (similar to Saccharomyces cerevisiae VFA1 (YER128W); ancestral locus Anc_8.139); translation: MPAMINQYVARKVALKDMQPCAICSKPSTTVLYNASGPDWLYTCDIHLQDNPQFASPIYSTEYNEALGKLKLVKSKIERLASAKNQIGSWDGWVTKIFSKKEKQKANSSENRESTTTETADAPPEVEGDPDTLLETQAEYGKILDEVAELRRTNRKYELAKIMFESRVLKKRTDQLNRERYLKEQENYSNTDPEELLRKHAFPSVPRQDKQ